ACTTGTTTGCTCGTTTTTACAGGCAGCATTAGGGGTTCTCATGGCACGATCTATTctcgctccgcctcctcagtCTGCGTCGCGTGCTTGGTCCGGACGGTTCTTGGGGCCGCCGGCCTGCTTCGCCACGATGATCTGGTTCACTGAAAGCACCGTGATTACAGTGTCGGTGGCTAGCCTAATTGCCCAGAGCTTGACCATGTGGGGCTCCACAATGCCAGCCTCCACGGCATCCAACGTGGTGCCATCGCTCAGATTCACACCCTGGTGCTTCTTTCCAGCGTTGTGGTCGGCCTCTAACTGCGTCACCATATCCGTACCGTTGAAACCACTAACCTCGGCAAGCGTGCGAGCCACCACCTCGAAGCTGGACGCATACTTGCGCACAGCGTACTGGTCGAGACCAGGGTTCGCTTCGGCATAGAGGGTAAGCTCTTTCTGCAGTTCCATTTCTACCGCGCCAGCACCCGCCACAAGTCGCTTGTCCTTCGTCAAAGCCTTGAACACGTtcacgccgtcgtcgatggCGCGCTCTACGTCATCCAAGACGTTCTgcgtggcgccgcgcacCACAATCGTGGACAGCTTCGAGTCGTCCTTGTCCTGGGCAAACGCCGTCACGTTCTTGCCACCAATGTCAAGCACGTCCACTGAGTCACACGCGCCCATGTCCTCCATAGACGGTGCGTCTAGGCGGGTCAACACGCGAGCGCCGACGGCCGCACAAAGACGACGAAGATCGAACTTAGATGGgacgcgcaccgccatcATGCCGAGGCGATTGATGAAGTGCAGCGCCAGATCGCCAAAACTGGAGTTGGAAACGATAACGTTGGCGCCAGAATTGTGAATGTTCGAGATGATCTCCAGCATaatctcctcctccttgcgtgAGTACTGGATGAGATCGTCGGCGTTCTCAATCAGCGCTGTCCCTTTTGTCTCCAAAGACGGCACGTCCACAGCGCAGCTGTACACGGCCACCTTGGCTTTCTTGAGGTGCTTCAGATTGCTCTCTGTGTTGCGGCCGATCACGAAGCCACGGACGAGCTTCGTGGAGAGAATCGACTCGCCGTCGAGCTTCACCACGC
This genomic stretch from Leishmania donovani BPK282A1 complete genome, chromosome 36 harbors:
- a CDS encoding chaperonin, putative; this translates as MSFMQTGPQSMLKDGSTFLDDPVLKNIEACRELSKITRSSMGPNGLCKMVINHLNKLFVTHDAATILRELEVEHPAAKLLVQAANAMQEEVGDGTNFVVTLCGELLSQAESLVRMGLHPSEIVEGYKKAGNKSLELLDTMVCKTADDCLRKEQVVDAIRTSIASKQYGYEDFLADLVAEACINVSPSNVRSFNVDNVRVVKLDGESILSTKLVRGFVIGRNTESNLKHLKKAKVAVYSCAVDVPSLETKGTALIENADDLIQYSRKEEEIMLEIISNIHNSGANVIVSNSSFGDLALHFINRLGMMAVRVPSKFDLRRLCAAVGARVLTRLDAPSMEDMGACDSVDVLDIGGKNVTAFAQDKDDSKLSTIVVRGATQNVLDDVERAIDDGVNVFKALTKDKRLVAGAGAVEMELQKELTLYAEANPGLDQYAVRKYASSFEVVARTLAEVSGFNGTDMVTQLEADHNAGKKHQGVNLSDGTTLDAVEAGIVEPHMVKLWAIRLATDTVITVLSVNQIIVAKQAGGPKNRPDQARDAD